The Streptomyces sp. NBC_00335 DNA window ATCCCGCAGGTGCCGTACGGGTCCGCGGGGTGCGGGCGGGACAGGGACATGGCCATGTCCACGTAGTGGGTGCCCGCCGCCAGCGCGGCGTTGAACAGCGGCATGACGAACCGCGGGTCGGTGGCGTTCATCAGGACGTCGCACCCGTGCTCGGTGAGCAGCCGGGTGATCCCCTCCTCGTCGGAGGCGTCCGCGCGGCAGGCGAGGAAGCGGTGCTCCGCCTCTCCCAGGGCGGCGACCGCGGCCTCGGCGCGGGCCAGGTCGTAGTCGGCGACGACGAAACGGTCGAAGAAACCGCGGCGGGCGGCGATCTTGGCGATCGCGCTTCCGACACCTCCGGCACCCACAAGCAGAACACGCATGACGAGGTCCTCTCTCGATGGGGCGTGTGCCCCGGGGGCCGATGGAACCGTCTGCCGGGAGTTAAGGTCAATGGTGTTGGCATAAGGCCGCGAACGACCCAGGGAGGCGGGGACGCGATGCCGAAGGACGTGGTTCCGGAGGAGGCCCGCCGGCGGCGCCGCCCGACCCGGCAGGGCACGGTGCTCTCCGAGCGGCTGATCGTCGAGACGGCGCTGCGGATGGTGCGCGAGCACGGAAGCGCCGGCCTGACCGCCCGGCGGCTCGGCAACGCCCTGGGAGCGGACCCCAGCACCCTCTACCGCTACTTCGACGGCATGGACGGGCTGACTCTGGCCATCGGCGAGGAGCTCATCGGCCGGGCCCTCGCCGGCTGGGCCCCGACCGGGCGCTGGCGCGAGGACCTGCGCTCCCTGGGGCTGCGCATTTACGGTGCCTACCTCGCCCATCCGCAGGCCGCCCTGCTGACCACGAGCCGGGTGACCGGGCGACCCCGGGAGATCGCGGCCGACGAGGCGATCCTCGGCAGCCTGCGCGGTGCGGGGTTCGGCGACGAGGCCGCCGTGCGGATCTACCACGCCTACATCGACCAGTGCCTCGCCTTCGCGGCGCTCGACGCGGCTTCCCTGGCGCTGACGGAGCAGGCTCGGGAGTCCGATGAGGAGCGGTGGGAGTCCACGTACGCCCGCCTGCCGGCCGGTACGTACCCGAACATCGCGGCCACCGCCGGACTCCTCGCGGCGCGGATGCCGCACAGTGCGTATCCGGTGGCGCTGGACATGCTGCTGGCGAGCGCCGAGCGTGAGCTGGCCGGCGGAGGCGGGAGCGGGAGCGACGCGGTCTGAGCGCGTCGGGCTGCTTTCCTGCCGGCCCACCGGATCGGGGCCAGGCAAGGCGCTCGTGTGCGCACGCGGGGATCAGCAGAGCCCTCTAGTCAGATGTTTATTGCGAGACTGAGTCTGCTTTTTGCGCAGGATCATAGACTTCCTCCATGCGGAGTCGTAGCGTCCCGGGTTGAGCCACTTCCGCTCCTCACCGATCGAGCCGCAAGGACGTGCGTGCCCGTGCCCCAGCCCCCACGGAGTCATCCCGTGACACCCCGGCAAGTCCGCTCCCTCAGACGGCGGACCAGCGCCGTCTTCCTGGCCCTCTCCCTCACCGGGACCGCCGCACTGACCGCCCTGACCTTCGGCGCCGCCCCCTCGGCGCACGCCGCCGGAGTGCCCGCGCCCTCGCCGATCGGCATAGCCGGGCGGGGCGCGAGCGTGCCGTTCACCGAACTGGAGGCCGAGTACGCGGCCACCAACGGCACGTTCATCGGCCCCGACCGGCTCTACGGGAGCCTCCCCTCGGAGGCCTCCGGCCGACAGGCCGTGACGCTGAACGCCGTGGGCCAGTACGTCGAGTTCACCCTGACCAAGCCCGCCAACGCGATGTCGCTGCGCTACAGCCTCCCGGACACCGGTGACGGGAAGGGGCGCGACGCGACCCTGGACGTACGGGCCGACGGCCAGTCGGTGAAGACCCTTCCCGTCACCTCCAAGTACAGCTGGTACTACGGCGGTTATCCCTTCAACAACAGCCCGGGCGACACCAACCCGCACCACTTCTACGACGAGTCCCGCACCCTGCTGGGCTCCACCTATCCGGCGGGCACCAAGATCCGCGTGCAGGTGACCTCGACTGCGCAGTCGCCCACCTTCACCATCGACCTCGCCGACTTCGAGCAGGTCGCCCCGGCCGCCGGCAAGCCTGCCGGAGCGCTCGACGCCGTCGCCGACTTCGGCGCGGACCCGACCGGCGCCACCGATTCCACGGCCCGCATGCAGGCCGCCGTGGACGCGGGACAGGCTCAGGGCAAGACGGTCTACGTCCCGCCGGGCAACTACACCCTCTACGACCACGTCGTCGTCGACGGGGTCACGGTCCAGGGCGCGGGCCCCTGGTACTCCGTCTTCGGCGGGCGCGACCCGGTGAACCGCAACCGCGCCGCCGGCTTCTACGGAAAGTACGTCCCCGGCGGGGGCTACACGGGGCCGGTCCGGTCGCACGAGGCGAACGGGCCGAGCAAGAACGTCACCCTCAAGGACTTCGCGATCATCGGCGACATCCGTGAGCGGATCGACGACGACCAGGTCAACGCCGTGGGCGGGGCGATGTCCAACTCCACGGTGGACAACCTCTGGATCCAGCACGTGAAGGTCGCCGCCTGGATGGACGGCCCGATGGACCGCTTCACCATCCAGAACAGCCGCTTCCTCGACATGACGGCGGACGGCGTGAATTTCCACACGGGTGTCACGAATTCCCGTGTCACCAACACTTTCGTGCGCAACGCGGGTGACGACGGTCTGGCCTCCTGGCCCCAGGACAAGCCGAACACCAACATCAGCTTCGACCACAACACGGTCGTCCTGCCGATCCTCGCCAACAACATCGTCACCTACGGCGGCAAGGACTTCACCATCTCGGACAACGTCATGTCCGACACCATCAGCAACGGCGGCGGGCTGCACATCGCCAACCGCTACCCGGGGGTGAACTCCGGCAAGGGCACCGCGGTGGCCGGCACCATCACCGCCGCCCGCAACACCCTCATCCGCACCGGCAACAGCGACTTCAACTGGAACTTCGGGGTCGGCGCGATCTGGTTCTCCGGCCTGAACGAGGCCGTGCAGGGCGCCGCCATCAAGATCTCCGACACGGACATCCTGGACTCCTCGTACGCGGCGATCCACTCGATCGAAGGGCCGATCAGCGGGGTGGAGCTCACCAACGTCAACATCGACGGGGCAGGAACCTACGCCATCCAGGCGCAGTCCAACCTCGCCGCGAAGTTCACCCGCGTCACCGCCAAGAACATCGCCCAGTCGTCGACCCCGATCCACAACTGCATCGGCGCCGGCCTCCAGATCGCCGATGGCGGCGGCAACTCCGGCTGGAACACCGGTCAAACCTGCTCCGGCGTGTGGCCCGCGCCGGTGTGGACCAACGGCGGCGTTCCCACCGGTCCGACCACGCCTCCGACCACTCCCCCGACGACGCCCCCCACGACCCCGCCCACGACGCCCCCCACCACACCGCCGACGACACCTCCCACCACACCGCCGAACGGCAACCTCGCCCAGGGCAGGCCCGCCACCGCCTCCTCGGCCGTCCAGTCGTACACGGCATCGAACGCCGTCGACGGCAACGCCTCCACCTACTGGGAGAGCAACGGAAACTCCTTCCCGCAGACCCTGACGGTGGATCTCGGCGACACCAAGCGGATCGGCAAGGTCACCCTCAAGCTCCCGCCCTCCTCCGACTGGGCCACGCGGACCGAGACCCTCGCGGTGATCGGATCCACCGACAACTCCGCCTGGTCCACCCTGCGCGCCTCCGCGGGCGTCACCTTCGATCCCGCCTCCGGCAACACCGCCACGCTCACCTTCGAGCCGGCCGACGTCCGCTACGTACGGCTGAACGTCACCGGCAACACCGGCTGGGCGGCGGGGCAGATCTCGGAGTTCGAGGTCTACGCCGCGGCCGACGGCACCCCGACGACACCGCCGACCACTCCCGCACCGACCACCACCCCGACACCGACCACCCCGCCGGCCGGCACCAACCTCGCGCAGGGCAAGAGCGCCACCGACACGACCCACACCCAGGGTTACGTGGCCGCCAACGTCACCGACGGGAACTCCGGAAGCTACTGGGAGAGCAACAACAACGCCTTCC harbors:
- a CDS encoding TetR/AcrR family transcriptional regulator, which produces MPKDVVPEEARRRRRPTRQGTVLSERLIVETALRMVREHGSAGLTARRLGNALGADPSTLYRYFDGMDGLTLAIGEELIGRALAGWAPTGRWREDLRSLGLRIYGAYLAHPQAALLTTSRVTGRPREIAADEAILGSLRGAGFGDEAAVRIYHAYIDQCLAFAALDAASLALTEQARESDEERWESTYARLPAGTYPNIAATAGLLAARMPHSAYPVALDMLLASAERELAGGGGSGSDAV
- a CDS encoding discoidin domain-containing protein, translating into MTPRQVRSLRRRTSAVFLALSLTGTAALTALTFGAAPSAHAAGVPAPSPIGIAGRGASVPFTELEAEYAATNGTFIGPDRLYGSLPSEASGRQAVTLNAVGQYVEFTLTKPANAMSLRYSLPDTGDGKGRDATLDVRADGQSVKTLPVTSKYSWYYGGYPFNNSPGDTNPHHFYDESRTLLGSTYPAGTKIRVQVTSTAQSPTFTIDLADFEQVAPAAGKPAGALDAVADFGADPTGATDSTARMQAAVDAGQAQGKTVYVPPGNYTLYDHVVVDGVTVQGAGPWYSVFGGRDPVNRNRAAGFYGKYVPGGGYTGPVRSHEANGPSKNVTLKDFAIIGDIRERIDDDQVNAVGGAMSNSTVDNLWIQHVKVAAWMDGPMDRFTIQNSRFLDMTADGVNFHTGVTNSRVTNTFVRNAGDDGLASWPQDKPNTNISFDHNTVVLPILANNIVTYGGKDFTISDNVMSDTISNGGGLHIANRYPGVNSGKGTAVAGTITAARNTLIRTGNSDFNWNFGVGAIWFSGLNEAVQGAAIKISDTDILDSSYAAIHSIEGPISGVELTNVNIDGAGTYAIQAQSNLAAKFTRVTAKNIAQSSTPIHNCIGAGLQIADGGGNSGWNTGQTCSGVWPAPVWTNGGVPTGPTTPPTTPPTTPPTTPPTTPPTTPPTTPPTTPPNGNLAQGRPATASSAVQSYTASNAVDGNASTYWESNGNSFPQTLTVDLGDTKRIGKVTLKLPPSSDWATRTETLAVIGSTDNSAWSTLRASAGVTFDPASGNTATLTFEPADVRYVRLNVTGNTGWAAGQISEFEVYAAADGTPTTPPTTPAPTTTPTPTTPPAGTNLAQGKSATDTTHTQGYVAANVTDGNSGSYWESNNNAFPQSVTVDLGATRTVGRLVLKLPATWGTRVQTLSVLGSTDGAAWSTLKASAAYTFTEGSNTVTVTLPASGVRHLRLTFTGNTGWPAGQLSELEAYGS